A segment of the Collimonas fungivorans genome:
CGCGGTAGGGATGGCGGCTGTACCCAGCGCCAGCGAGACGGCGAGCGCAGTGCCATGCAGCAGGCGGCGGAACGGGAAGGAAGTGTGGTCCATTGATTGGCTTTCGTAGGCCTCTTGAGAGGCGGGTTGTCAAGGTTGTATTGTGCCGGTACGGAACGCCCTGTCGCGTGCAAGTCAGGTTTCCTGAATGGGCCGGTCAGGATAGCATTTCACAAGTTTTTGAGTTTTATGGAGAGGAAAATTGCTATGCTAGCGTCTTTGCGCTGGCCGGCGCCGTTGCCCAGGTCGGCCGACCTATTTACGGAGCAGCACACATGGCCTCTTTGCAAGAGCAATTCCTGAAAGCCGGCCTGGTTGACAAAAATAAAGTCAAACTGGCCAACCAGGACAAGAACAAGCAGAAAAAAGCTGAGCGCCGCAGCGGCACGGCCAGCGTCGATGAAACGCGCCTGGCGGCGCTCGAGACGCTGCGCAAGAATGCCGAGCGGGCTCGCGAACTGAACGCCCAGCGCGACGCCGCCGCTACCCAAAAGGCGATCGTGGCGCAAATTGCCCAGATGGTGCAGAAAAATCGCCAAAGCTTGGGTAAAGGCGACATCGCCTACAATTTCACCCACGACAAGAAGGTCGAGCGGCTGTACGTGTCGGCCGCGGTCCAGGCGCATTTGATCGCCGGGCGCCTGGTGATCATCTGCCTGGGTGAGGCCCGGGAATTGGTGCCCAGGATAATCGCCGACAAGATCGCGGAGCGCGATGCCTCGATCGTGGTGCGGGTGAACAAGACCAGCACCGAGGTCGATGAGGACGATCCGTATGCGGCTTTCCAGATCCCGGACGACCTGATGTGGTAGCTCCTGCGCTATTCGTCAGGACTTTGCTTTCTTCGCCGGCTTCGACTTGCCGGCAATGTTCAGGGTAACCGCCTCCAGAACCAGCGCCTTGAAGCCGGGGCCGTCGACTTCTTCTCCTTCGTGGATGTCGATCGCGCGGCGCACGTTGCCGTCGAGACTGGAGTTGAAGAGACCGGCCGGATCCTTCAGGGACGCGCCCTTGGCGAAGGTAAGCTTCACCTTGTCCTTGTAGGATTCGCCGGTGCAGATGATGCCGTCGCGCGACCAGACCGGGGTGCCCATCCACTTCCATTCTTCGACCACGTCCGGGGCGGCTTCCTTGACCAGCTTGCGCATCCTGCCGAGGGTGTCTCCGCGCCAGTCCCCGAGCTCGGCGATTCTTTGCGAGATGAGCTCCGATGCCGGCAGGCCTTGGCTCGTGTCCGATTTTTTCATGTCCTCACCCTCGAAGAAGCATTACGCCAGCTCGGCGACAACCTGGTCCAGGGCAGCAAGGAATTTCTGCCATCCGTACTTGGCGCCCTGATAGGCCTGCTGCTGGTCCGGCCGGAAGCCCGACTGTTCCATGTGCAGGTGGGTGCCCGTACTTGTCGGAGTAAGGGTCCAGGTGACGACACTCTTGAGACCCATGGCTTCCCAGGTGTAAGACAGCGTTTTGTTCGGCTCGACTGCCAGGACCTCGCAGTCGACAACGCCCCAGTCCGCGCGCAGATCGAAACGGTGGCCCACCACAGGCTGGAAGTCGTTTTTCATCAGCCACTCCTCGATCAAGGGGGCTTGCGTCAAGGCGCGCCAGATCTTCTCGGCGGGGTGCGGCAACTCTCTTTCTACAATCAGCGTTTTGGTGTCGTCGGTCTGCATCATTGATCCATCCTTTTCAACAGGGTTTCCAATTGGTCAAATCGACCATGCCAGAAGGTCGAATAAAAACTGAGCCAGTCAATCAGCGGCGCCAGCGCTTTCGGTTCGGCGCTGTAATACGTCTCGCGTCCCTCGCGCCGGCCGCGCACCAGGCCAGCCAGCTTGAGCGCGCCGAGATGCTTCGAAATGGCGGGTTGCGATACTCCCGACGGACCGGTCAAGGCATGCACCGTCATTTCACCGTCCCTGCTCAGGCGCTCGAAAATTGCGCGCCTGGTTGGATCTGACAAGTTTTTCAGGACGGTTGTCGGTTCTGTGTGCATTACGAATTCTCGCCTATGTACATTACGTTTCGATTTCTGAGGAAGCTGGCATGAAGCAATCATAACCAATTGGTTATGATTGTCAAGGGTCCATGCATCGCTCGCCATTCCCTATTTTTATTGACTTTCAAATAAGTCAGGCTGACGTCGCAACCTCGGAGGCGAAGTCGCGATAGGAGCGGAGGGGGCGCCCCAGGAGCGCAGTCAGACGTTCCACATCGCCGGCTGCCGGGATCATTCCCTCGGTAAGAAAACGCTCGCTCATCAGGCGCATATCGAAGGCCATCCAGCTCGGCATGAATTGCCGGAGGTTTTTCTCGAACCCGGCGGTGTCATCCCCCGGATAGGCGATCGGACGCCCCAGAACCTCTGTCCAGATCGCGGCGACATCCGCGCCAGTCAGCGTGTCTGGCCCGACCAGGTTAATCCGTTCCAGAGGAAGCGGACGCTGGACTGTTCTCGGCGGATAAGCTCGATCGCCGCTACCTCGGCAATGTCGCGCGTATCGACCATTGCCAGGCCCTTGCTGCCGATCGGCATCGGATAGATGCCGTATCCGGTCACCACATCCTTGATCGTGATGTCGTTGCCCATAAAGTAGGCGGGGCGCAGGATGGTGGCGTTGAGCCCCATTTGCTCGATCATGCGCTCAACGCCGAACTTGCCCGCGAAGTGCGGCACGTTCACGTAGAGGTCGCTGTGAATCACCGATAGGTAGACGATTCGCTTGATGCCGGCCTCACGGGCGACATTCAGCGCGATCAGCGCCTGGGTGTATTCGTCCGGTACAACCGCGTTGAGCAGGAATAGCGTCGAGACGCCTGAGAAGGCGCTGCGCAGCGAGTCGACGTCGAGCAGGTCGCCTTGGACGACGTCGACGCCTGCCGGGAAATTGGCCTTCGAGGGATCGCGGACGAGAGCGCGAACATCGGCGCCGCGCTTCACGAGCTGTTCGACAACTTGGCGGCCGACAGTGCCGGTAGCGCCGGTAACGATAATAGTCATGATGATTACTCCTTGGTTTAGTTGGTAAATATAAAGGGGGTGATAGAAGGCATGGATCAGAGGGCGAAATCCACCACGGTCTTGCCGACTTGCGGCTCAGTCCGATTGCGCTCGATCATCGCGGGCAGTTCGTCGAAGCGCACGACGGCGCCGACCTTTGACTGCAAGCGTCCGTGCGCCACGTCCTCTGCGATCGCTTGCAGCCGTGCGGCATCCGGTGAGCTCATGAACCACAAGCCACGACGCCCTGCGGGGATGCTTGCCAGGATGGCCGGCGATGCGGTGCTAACGATGACGCCATCTTCGGCGAGGACGGACCACGAGCGGTTCAGCACTTCGCCGCCAATGTAGTCAAGCACGAGATCGATGTCGTTTACCGAGGTTTCGAACTGCTCTTTGTCGTAGGCGATGACGTGGTCAGCGCCCAGGCTGCGGACGTAGTCGGCATGCGCCTCCAAGGCGGTGGCAAATACCACAGCCCCGGCCTGATGCGCGTACTGCACCGCGAATCCTCCGAGACCGCCAGCCGCGCCTTGGATAAGGATGCGCTGGCCGGCGCGTATCGGGCCAGCAAAATTGAGGCTTTGCCAAGCAGCCACTGAGGCCACGGGCAATGCTGCCGCGTCGACGAAGCTCAGCGAGTCGGGCACCAGGCTGAGGTTGGCCTGGTCTACCGCTACCAGGTCGGCATAGGCGCCCAATCCGCCACGTGGTCCCATTACGCGATCGCCTTTGCGTAGCTGTGTGACGCCCGGGCCTACTGCTTCGACCACTCCGGCCAGTTCGATGCCCAAGACGGTCGGCAGCTGCAGTGGAAAGGCGTCTCGGACATAGCCTTCCCGGACCTTCCAGTCCAGTCCGTTGATGCCGGCGGCGTGGACGCGGACCAGCACTTGGCCTGCTCCTGCCGTGGGCGCTTCGACTGACGAAATCTTGAGGGCGGCTGGGCCGCCGTATTCGGTAAGAACCAATGCACGGATATTGTTCATGATTAACTCCTTTGAGGTTTGGGTTGACTACGAACAAATAATAGATGGTTCCATATTCAAAACAAAGACTGTAAAATATAGACGGTTCGTTTCAAAAGTGAGACATCATGGATTTCAACGCCCTTGAAGACTTCCAGCTAGTGGCCTCTCACGGAGGTTTTGGAAAAGCCAGCCGCGCCAGCGGCCGGTCTAAGGCAACTCTGTCGCGTCGGGTCGCCGATCTCGAAGAAGCACTTGGCATTCGACTCATCGAGCGAGGTGCTCGTAGCCTGGAGTTGACCGAAGCAGGCCAGCTGCTGCGAGCCAGAACGGAGGGACCGATGCACGAGGTTGTCGAAGCTGTAGCGGCAGCACGGGATGGCCTTGCGACGCCGCGAGGCCGTTTGCGTATCGCGGCGCCGCTCGTGTTTTCGCAGTTGGCGCTGGGGCGTATTGCCGCTCGGTTCCTGGTGAGCTATCCCGAAGTGCAGATCGAAGCTGTGGCTGAGGATCGTCTCGTCAATCTGGTAGACGAGCATTTCGATGTCGCCATACGGATCAATCCGAGCAAGGACAGCACATTGGTCGGCAGGTGCTTTGCCAAAGACCGGCTGGTCCTTGCTGCTGCGCCATCGGTTCAGATGCCGAAGGGAGATCGCGACAAGCCGTTCCCCGTTCCGGCAGTCGTCACGCCGAGCTATCGCGACGGCGATGTCTGGTCGGTTCGCAATGGTCAGTTCACCGTCGAGCCGCGACCTGTTCTGCATCTGTCTTCGCTCCTGATGGTTCGCGATGCGATTGCCGCCGGCGCAGGGGCAGCGATGCTGCCGCAGTCCATCATTGGGAGCATGCTGGAAAAAGGCGAACTGGTATCGTGGGGAATCGCCGGCGACGAAGTCGAGCTGTGGGTTCTGCACACCTCTCGCCGCTTGCAAAGTCCCAAAGTTCGGGCTTTCGTGGAGTTCATGTGCAAGCAGTACCCTGGTGGATCGTTCACCATTCCAATCCGATAAATTGAATTGGACCGTCCCGCAAATAGCAAACGGATAAAGCCGAGCTTCGCCGCGGTGTGACAATTACTCGGTGCGATGCTGGTCCATGTCGCCATCGAATGGTGCGACTAAATCGAGAATGGCTGCTGTACTCCTGGTCATTACTCAAAAGTCTCCAGGCAATGTCAAGGTTAACTGTTCCATGCAATGAAAGTCCGGGACAAATTTGGTCTGAAACTTCCAAAAATCGGCATCTTTTTTTGGCAATGCAATGCCTGAGAAAATGTCTGTCCCTCTTCCTAATATGCCTCGGAAAGTGCCTCATCTCGGCTCTTCAGCCGAATTTTAAGAAAGGCGGATCCGCGTGGCATAAAAATTGCTGCCAAGCAGCAATGCTGTCACCAGGCGCATAGATTGAATAACAGCTATCGCCCGACAGGCACAGCGACGCTTGTTTGGAGAATCTATATGTTTAGCGCGCGTTTGAATTTATTAGGTACGCCGGAATTCCACAATGCTGAAACCGGCCAGAAAATAAAACTCGGATATGCAAAGCTAGTCCTTCTATTGGCATATCTTGCACTGGAACCCCGAGCCCATACCCGCGAATCACTTGCCGATCTGTTGTGGCCGGAATTGAATGAACATGATGCCAAGGCCAATCTGCGCCGGGCGCTGTTCAATCTGCAGCAGGCACTTGTCCTGGCCAAGCTGGATAAGTCGCTGGTTTATGCGGATCGCAGCATTGTCCGACTTGCCAAAGAGCGCTTCTGGATCGATGCAGACGAATTCGATAACTGGGAAAAGATCGACTGCATAAAATTAACCGAGCAACAACTTGGCCTTTACAGGGGCCCGTTGCTGGACGGGATTTTTCCTGCCGGCGAAAGGCTTGCCAACTGGTTGCAGCTTAGGAGAGAACAATGCGAACGGAAAAATATTTCACTGCTTGAGCATGCCGTCGTCTTGCACGCAAATGCGGGTGAGTTCGATGTTATGGAACGGCGGTGCCAACAGCTCATTTCGGCGGATTTCCTCAGTGAATTGGCGCATTCTCGTCTCATGCGCATGCATCTTGAGATGGGCAATCAGGCCGCGGCCCGAAAAATATACGATGCGTATTGCAGCATGACCCTGCAACACCTCGGAACTTCGCCTTCAAACGAGATCACCTCGCTGTTCGATAAATCCGTATTTCAACCGCCGGCAACAACGCAGGCAGCAAGGTCCGATCTTGTTCCGGGAAAATTTCCCGCGCCCGAAACAAGGCGAGAATATCGATTGGTTTCCACCCTCTACATCGAGCTGTTCCCACTTGTCCATTGTGACCGGGAGGCATGGCTTCGCTTGAGCGCGGCGGCCATCGTGCGCTTGCGCGGATTGCTCTCGAAATACTGCGGCACCTTCCGGCAGCAGTCGAATTCTGTCGTTATCGCCTATTTCGGTTATCCGATTTCAAACGAATTCATAACGGAATGGTCCTTGGCCGCGGGGCTGTCCATCCGCCAATGCATCGCGCAAGAGTTCCGTCATGTCGGAATCCGCAGCGCGGTGCATGCCGACATGATGATGACAGGCCCGGGATATACCTTGCCAGACATACTTGGGGAATGTACTACGATTGCCCGCCGCCTGGCGGAGTCAGCCTCGACAGGAACACTCCTTGCATCGGCAGAGACCCGGCATGGAATTGCATCGGTGTTTGACATGAAATCCCTTGACGGCGCTCCGCATAATGCTTTTGAGGTGCGAGCGTTGCGAGAGCCTTACAATGAAATACGCAAAGGCGAGCCATCGCATCGGCCCACGTTCGTGGGACGCAGGGATGAGCTCAAAGCGCTGGACCTGGCGTGGGAAAAAGCCTCTGTCGAGGGCGGAGCGTATGTGCAGCTGACCGGCGAAGCGGGGGTCGGCAAGTCTCGTCTGGTACGGGAATTCCTCGGCACAAAAAGAATACAGTTCGGCAATGAGTATCGTGTCTGTTTTCACATCGAAAATTTGCTGTCGCCGTTGCATCCCATCCTTGCGCTGGCCCGTTCGCTTGGCGCCCCCCCGCGTCGCACTACCTCAGACGAAAGTACCGGATTGACATCAGCCAGTGTACTTCCTGATATGGTCTCGGTGGATGACAGTGAGTCAACCCTGTTATCGAATATCCTGAGCGCACATGAAAAATATGCTCGCGGATATTCCATCCTTGAGCGAGAAAAATTGTTCTCTTCGATTGTCGGCAGTCTGAAAAGAAGTCACAAAAAGTCTCTTGCCGTACTGGTGTTTGAAGATATTCAATGGGCAGATAAAGTTTCGCTCGACTTCATCGCCTGGCTCAGAGAGAACAGAAGTTCACTGGGTATATTTTTATTGCTTACCTCCAGAAAGCATCCGAAAATATCAGGCTCGGCTCTGAGTCCCGGCATCTCGATGGACATAAAACCGCTTAACATGGCTGAGGCGAGCAGGATGGCGCTACAGTTTCCTCAATTTTTCGAGGCGTCGTCGACATGGCGGCCTCTGCTGCTCAAAATGGCAGATGGCATTCCGTTATTTCTTGAAAAGCTGCTTCAAAACCCCAGTCCTGAAGGCCACTTCACCTGCCCAAAGCCGCTGCGCAACCTGTTGACGGAGAGGATAGACAGGCTCGGAGAGATACGCCAGGTGTTGTGTCATGCCTCGTGTATAGGTTTCCGATTCGGGTTGCATGTCTTGGCCGAAATCGAATCGGTGAGTATCCGCAAATGCCAGCAACTGATCAAGGCGTTGCTCGATTCGGGTTTGATTGAACAGAGGCCGGAACCGGGCTATTTCCAATTTCGTTACAGGCTGGTGCGAGAAGTAGCCTATAGCATGTTAACGTTTGAAGAGCGGCAACGGATCCTTGCAAGGATAGCCGAGCCCAATCCATTGTAAGCCGCCTTGACTATCGATGACGGCTTGCGTCATGTACCTCTCAATTAGTCCTTCCTGGTGAAAAACCGATAACGGCTGCAAGAAACGGCCGCGCTGTTATCGATGAAAAATAGAGTCTCCATCAAGCTCGTCCTGCACGTCCCTCATTCACACGTTGTTTCCTGTCTGCATTACGAGACAGATTGTTAAGCATTGTTAAAAATATTAAAACGCCATCTGAATTTCCGGATTTTTCTCTGGTTATGGACGATTTATGGATGATGGGTGGAGACACTGAAGGTAACAACTGGTAACAACTAAAACATCGCGGTTTAGTCAGGCGACAGCGTTAAAACATCATCGTCAGTGAAATTCTTGCAACCCGATTGCCGTGTCGAAATCGGGATAACCGGGAGGAAACGATCAATGCATTTCTTTAATCACTGTTTCAAAAAAACGTATTCTTTTGCGTTCAATCACGGCTCTGGCGACAGGGTGTTCTCCTCACCAGGCGATGGTTGAACCTCCCTCGCATGCTTCCAGGCCGCTTATCTCGTCGACGCAGCGATAGCTAGCCGGCGCCATTTTCAGACAGATTGTTCAGGTCCAGTGAGTCCCTGCCGATTTTCAGCGGGGACCGGGGACGGCTGTCGAAAAAAACGTGCTCGATATACGGACCTTGTGCCCAGAGCTTTTGTGCGCCGGCATGTCGAGCCAGTTGCTGTTCCCCATATTCAGTAAACCAAGGAGATGTTATGAACAAGATTCACAGTAAGGTCTGGAGTCCCGCACGGAACCAGTTCGTGGTCGCGTCGGAGATCGCCGCCTGCCCTCGCGGCGGCGCACCAGGACAAGGCGGGCGGCGTGCATTGTTGCGCAGCCGGAGTCCGGCGATGTTCGCCGCGCTGGTGGCGTCGGGCTGGCTCGGATGGGCTTCGCTGGCGCAGGCACAGGCGGTGGATTGCTCCGTGGCGCCTTACAACACCTATAACGGTACCGCTTCATGCATGGGCTTTCAGTCCGCGGCCAGCGGCATTGGAGCCACCGCGCTAGGATCGCTTGCCCACGCCAACGTGCTGGGCGCTTTGGCGGTGGGCTACAACGCTCTTTCCACCGGCCAGAACGGTATAGCCCTGGGCTTCCAGGCCTATACCAACGCCATCAATACCGTCTACATCGGCGCGCGTACCAGTCCTACCGCCGGCGCTACCTCGGGTGGCGCGATCGGCATCGGCACCGATGTCACGGCTTCCGGTCCGAATGCCCTTGCCATCGGGACTCTCGCGATCGGTGCCAGCACCAACAGCGTTGCTTTTGCCAACAGCAGTTCGGTGGACGCGAACTCGGTTAACAGCATCGCCATTGGTTATGTGACCAAGGTCGTTAACTCCAACAATGCCATTGCTCTCGGCTCGGGCTCGCTCGTGAGCGGAGGGACCCACGGGACAGCCGTCGGCTGGCAAGCCTATGCGTCGGCTCTCAACGCTGTCTACCTGGGCGCCCGCACTGCCGGGACTGGTGCGTCGGCCGAGTCGGCCATCGGCATCGGTACGGATGTAAGCGCGTCGGGCATCTATTCCATCGGCATGGGTTTGGGAGCCAATGCGTCGGCTGCCAACGCCATAGCGATCGGTCGGGCATCGAAGGCGCAAGCGGCTTCTACCATCGCCTTTGGCGACAGCAGTACCGTCGCCGCCGCAGCCGGAGCCGGTTCCATCGCTGCCGGCCACAACTCGCAGGTAACCGGCGGCACCGGCGCGGTGGCGCTGGGCGAGGGCCAGGTTGCCAACGGCAACGGCGCGGTGGCTATCGGCGATCCCAACAGTGCGAACGGGACCGGTGCGGTGACAGTCGGCGCCAACAATACCTCGAACGGGCAGGGAGCAATTTCCCTCGGCAATTCCAACAGCGCGACGGGGCAGGGTTCTATCGCCTTGGGCAATGCATCGACCGCTGCGGCTGCCGGCGGCATCGCACTTGGAGATACGGCGAATGCGGCGCTGGGCAACGGCGTGGCGATCGGCGCCAATTCAAACGCTAACAACGCCAACGATGTGGCGCTAGGAGCTGGTTCGACTACTGCGGCGCCGCACACGGGCGTCACCGCCCAGTTTGGCGGCACGGCGGCAGGCATTGCCAATGCAGCCAGCGGCGTGGTGTCGGTTGGTGCAGCGGGTGCCGAGCGTCAAATCCAGAACGTCGCTGCAGGCGTGATTTCATCCTCCAGCACCGATGCCATCAACGGCTCGCAGCTGAATACAGTCGTCACCGGCGTCAATAACCTCGGCGCGACCACGGCGGGCACCCTGGGCGGCGGCGCTGCCTATGACCCGGCGACCGGCAATGTTACCGGCTTCAATCAGCCGATCAACAGTGTTAGCGCTACCGGCGCAGTGACCGGGCCGACGGCGCAGACCACGGTTGCGGGCGCACTGACGGCACTGAATACCAACGTCGACAACACAGCCAATATCGCGGTCAAGTACGATGCCGTGGGCGGCAGCAAGATCACCCTGGGTGCGACCGGCGGCGCCGGCGCTGGTGCGCCGGTAACCATTACCAACCTGGCGCCGGCGGCATTGAATTCAACCAGCACCGACGCGGTCAATGGTTCACAGTTGTATGGCACCAACCAGAATGTGACGAATCTCACCGACGGCAAGATCGGTCCGTTTGTATCCGACAATAGCGTGACGGCGGTGCAACCGGTATCGAGCGGCGCCAACGCCAGCG
Coding sequences within it:
- a CDS encoding NADP-dependent oxidoreductase: MNNIRALVLTEYGGPAALKISSVEAPTAGAGQVLVRVHAAGINGLDWKVREGYVRDAFPLQLPTVLGIELAGVVEAVGPGVTQLRKGDRVMGPRGGLGAYADLVAVDQANLSLVPDSLSFVDAAALPVASVAAWQSLNFAGPIRAGQRILIQGAAGGLGGFAVQYAHQAGAVVFATALEAHADYVRSLGADHVIAYDKEQFETSVNDIDLVLDYIGGEVLNRSWSVLAEDGVIVSTASPAILASIPAGRRGLWFMSSPDAARLQAIAEDVAHGRLQSKVGAVVRFDELPAMIERNRTEPQVGKTVVDFAL
- a CDS encoding SRPBCC family protein; the protein is MMQTDDTKTLIVERELPHPAEKIWRALTQAPLIEEWLMKNDFQPVVGHRFDLRADWGVVDCEVLAVEPNKTLSYTWEAMGLKSVVTWTLTPTSTGTHLHMEQSGFRPDQQQAYQGAKYGWQKFLAALDQVVAELA
- a CDS encoding AAA family ATPase — translated: MNNSYRPTGTATLVWRIYMFSARLNLLGTPEFHNAETGQKIKLGYAKLVLLLAYLALEPRAHTRESLADLLWPELNEHDAKANLRRALFNLQQALVLAKLDKSLVYADRSIVRLAKERFWIDADEFDNWEKIDCIKLTEQQLGLYRGPLLDGIFPAGERLANWLQLRREQCERKNISLLEHAVVLHANAGEFDVMERRCQQLISADFLSELAHSRLMRMHLEMGNQAAARKIYDAYCSMTLQHLGTSPSNEITSLFDKSVFQPPATTQAARSDLVPGKFPAPETRREYRLVSTLYIELFPLVHCDREAWLRLSAAAIVRLRGLLSKYCGTFRQQSNSVVIAYFGYPISNEFITEWSLAAGLSIRQCIAQEFRHVGIRSAVHADMMMTGPGYTLPDILGECTTIARRLAESASTGTLLASAETRHGIASVFDMKSLDGAPHNAFEVRALREPYNEIRKGEPSHRPTFVGRRDELKALDLAWEKASVEGGAYVQLTGEAGVGKSRLVREFLGTKRIQFGNEYRVCFHIENLLSPLHPILALARSLGAPPRRTTSDESTGLTSASVLPDMVSVDDSESTLLSNILSAHEKYARGYSILEREKLFSSIVGSLKRSHKKSLAVLVFEDIQWADKVSLDFIAWLRENRSSLGIFLLLTSRKHPKISGSALSPGISMDIKPLNMAEASRMALQFPQFFEASSTWRPLLLKMADGIPLFLEKLLQNPSPEGHFTCPKPLRNLLTERIDRLGEIRQVLCHASCIGFRFGLHVLAEIESVSIRKCQQLIKALLDSGLIEQRPEPGYFQFRYRLVREVAYSMLTFEERQRILARIAEPNPL
- a CDS encoding LysR family transcriptional regulator; the protein is MDFNALEDFQLVASHGGFGKASRASGRSKATLSRRVADLEEALGIRLIERGARSLELTEAGQLLRARTEGPMHEVVEAVAAARDGLATPRGRLRIAAPLVFSQLALGRIAARFLVSYPEVQIEAVAEDRLVNLVDEHFDVAIRINPSKDSTLVGRCFAKDRLVLAAAPSVQMPKGDRDKPFPVPAVVTPSYRDGDVWSVRNGQFTVEPRPVLHLSSLLMVRDAIAAGAGAAMLPQSIIGSMLEKGELVSWGIAGDEVELWVLHTSRRLQSPKVRAFVEFMCKQYPGGSFTIPIR
- a CDS encoding DUF1801 domain-containing protein encodes the protein MKKSDTSQGLPASELISQRIAELGDWRGDTLGRMRKLVKEAAPDVVEEWKWMGTPVWSRDGIICTGESYKDKVKLTFAKGASLKDPAGLFNSSLDGNVRRAIDIHEGEEVDGPGFKALVLEAVTLNIAGKSKPAKKAKS
- a CDS encoding DUF2058 domain-containing protein — encoded protein: MASLQEQFLKAGLVDKNKVKLANQDKNKQKKAERRSGTASVDETRLAALETLRKNAERARELNAQRDAAATQKAIVAQIAQMVQKNRQSLGKGDIAYNFTHDKKVERLYVSAAVQAHLIAGRLVIICLGEARELVPRIIADKIAERDASIVVRVNKTSTEVDEDDPYAAFQIPDDLMW
- a CDS encoding ArsR/SmtB family transcription factor, which translates into the protein MHTEPTTVLKNLSDPTRRAIFERLSRDGEMTVHALTGPSGVSQPAISKHLGALKLAGLVRGRREGRETYYSAEPKALAPLIDWLSFYSTFWHGRFDQLETLLKRMDQ